Proteins found in one Sorghum bicolor cultivar BTx623 chromosome 1, Sorghum_bicolor_NCBIv3, whole genome shotgun sequence genomic segment:
- the LOC110431755 gene encoding uncharacterized protein LOC110431755, which produces MMRGTVATGVGRRRLRTRQSGLVRRRSSDELMRAHECEREDWRGFGGSLISMRSSEGSSGAHGLGSNDGGGVRVIRHKEEDRPPTDGWGQVVSDTGEGRGHALDGPECGLVAAHGRWALAQEEVRALAVEKPGRGWATSGSRPKMGRKNAALPTPLPNTHPHLAAAPSLLFPHRWRLRIQHPPRRSLPLGAPPLLSGGPPSQLSVQICWSEHNRRPSRCNPKACHHPSKHGPKSAVAGGALPPSLLCLDAWASRSTTASTHRNRYASKWQHFSQTLRYEQIRVDYVAALLLGSKGMHCSVLDVL; this is translated from the exons ATGATGCGAGGCACCGTGGCGACCGGGGTAGGCCGAAGGCGGCTGCGCACGCGGCAGAGCGGCTTGGTGCGCCGGCGCTCCTCCGACGAGCTCATGCGGGCACACGAATGcgagagggaggattggagaggGTTCGGCGGGTCTCTCATCTCCATGCGGAGCTCAGAG GGATCCTCGGGTGCGCACGGGCTCGGATCGAATGATGGTGGCGGCGTCCGCGTGATTCGCCATAAGGAGGAAGACAGGCCGCccactgacgggtggggccaggTCGTCAGCGACACGGGCGAGGGGCGCGGGCACGCGCTGGATGGGCCGGAGTGCGGGCTGGTAGCTGCGCACGGGAGGTGGGCTTtggcccaggaggaggtgcgCGCGCTGGCTGTAGAGAAGCCAGGCCGGGGTTGGGCTACAAGCGGGAGCAGGCCAAAAATGGGGAGGAAAAA TGCCGCTCTTCCTACTCCTCTCCCCAACACGCATCCACATCTGGCCGCTGCCCCCTCCCTGCTCTTCCCCCATAGGTGGCGCCTTCGCATCCAGCACCCTCCTCGCCGGTCGCTACCCCTTGGCGCTCCTCCCCTTCTCTCCGGCGGCCCCCCTTCTCAACTCAGTGTCCAGATCTGTTGGTCCGAGCACAACCGCCGCCCGTCCAGGTGCAACCCCAAGGCGTGCCACCATCCGTCCAAGCATGGCCCCAAGTCCGCCGTCGCCGGAGGTGCCCTGCCACCGTCCCTGCTCTGCCTCGACGCATGGGCGTCTAGATCTACAACAGCGAGCACTCACAGGAATAG ATATGCAAGCAAGTGGCAGCACTTTTCTCAAACTTTAAGGTATGAACAAATTCGAGTGGACTATGTGGCAGCATTGCTCTTAGGCTCTAAAGGCATGCACTGCTCAGTTTTGG ATGTTTTATGA
- the LOC110436768 gene encoding uncharacterized protein LOC110436768 — MTKAMGRRLPIVVDEGNTRPHEPVQAAKFASEAGVIVRESMPVLTHWKEYKKTDKYYNDFVGQLCGRLAINKEDKPTEEACTDMLRSAVKNQRYRLKQKYFNGIPANEVRTTSPVEYMTDAEWRALVAKWSDPKNMETCEKNKRNRSKVKYHQATGSRCYVAHLHAYKQKRNREEPSADLTEELDAVEAFQTCHTSSKKGLTEPAREALLRMEALRSEPVAEGVAPASSVEVVSKVLSHNSSHQFLKSVGIKTPASSKSSSSNESELREQLAAEAAAAVQGELDELKKKSQEAEEKLARTQIELEEYKKLTERNTKEMEETNLILKKLLSLHSNASSI; from the exons ATGACTAAAGCTATGGGAAGGAGATTGCCCATAGTTGTTGATGAAGGCAACACAAGGCCACATGAACCTGTTCAAGCTGCCAAGTTTGCGTCTGAGGCTGGCGTCATCGTTCGGGAAAGCATGCCTGTCCTAACTCATTGGAAAGAATACAAGAAAACTGACAAATACTACAATGACTTTGTGGGACAGCTTTGT GGGCGCTTGGCCATCAACAAAGAAGACAAGCCAACAGAGGAAGCTTGCACCGATATGTTGCGCTCTGCTGTAAAAAATCAGCGTTATCGTCTCAAGCAGAAATACTTCAATGGTATACCTGCAAATGAGGTTAGGACAACTTCTCCTGTTGAATACATGACCGATGCGGAGTGGAGGGCACTAGTTGCAAAGTGGTCTGATCCAAAGAACATG GAAACATGTGAAAAGAACAAGCGAAACCGTAGTAAAGTCAAGTATCATCAAGCTACGGGTTCTCGCTGCTATGTGGCACACTTACATGCATAT AAGcaaaagagaaacagagaaGAACCCAGTGCAGATCTGACTGAAGAACTAGATGCCGTGGAAGCCTTCCAGACCTGCCATACCAGCTCAAAAAAAGGCCTGACTGAACCGGCAAGGGAAGCACTT CTCCGTATGGAAGCTCTGAGGTCTGAACCAGTTGCTGAAGGTGTGGCGCCAGCATCCAGTGTGGAGGTCGTGTCCAAGGTGCTATCCCATAATAGCTCACACCAGTTCCTGAAGAGTGTTGGCATAAAAACTCCGGCATCTTCCAAGTCATCTTCATCAAATGAAAGCGAGCTTCGGGAACAACTCGCAGCTGAAGCGGCGGCTGCTGTTCAAGGAGAACTTGACGAGCTCAAGAAGAAAAGCCAAGAAGCTGAGGAAAAGCTGGCGAGGACACAGATCGAGCTGGAGGAGTACAAGAAGCTAACAGAGAGGAACACCAAGGAGATGGAGGAGACCAATCTAATCCTGAAGAAGCTATTGTCCTTGCATTCTAACGCTTCTTCGATATGA
- the LOC110431756 gene encoding uncharacterized protein LOC110431756 — protein sequence MVATRGQRSKQPSQEEEAQPTITDYERSRERRVAANLKKMQELRLHTLRADLNNSLPQPESSKGKKSANKKTNSSDSDSSEYLLDDDDQGDSDDDDTETDEQPPPLAIKYPTSVKRKILASKKKKNPNMAPGSRSKRVRASDQSEVLTSRAQTRSSKRVQTAERDGENVQEPTNAQYDIPDSSTTPGPADHDRTPGLADHERTTHVEEDNGAVGLDSTAAGLDSIAAGLDSTAADEDNVAQDDGIEGKLQFLCQSI from the exons ATGGTGGCAACTAGGGGGCAGCGCAGTAAGCAACCTTCACAGGAAGAAGAAG CACAACCTACAATAACCGATTATGAGAGAAGCCGGGAAAGACGTGTGGCGGCAAATTTAAAGAAGATGCAAGAATTGCGGCTGCACACTCTACGTGCTGATTTAAATAATTCTTTACCACAACCTGAATCATCAAAGGGGAAAAAATCAGCAAACAAGAAAACCAATAGTTCAGATTCAGATTCATCAGAGTATCTCCTTGACGATGATGATCAAggagatagtgatgatgatgacactgAAACTGATGAGCAGCCACCACCCCTGGCAATTAAG TATCCTACAAGTGTTAAAAGGAAAATCCTTGCttccaagaagaagaaaaatccCAACATGGCTCCAGGAAGTAGGAGCAAGAGGGTGAGGGCATCTGACCAATCAGAGGTGCTGACTTCTAGAGCGCAAACAAGATCATCAAAAAGGGTCCAAACTGCAGAGAGAGATGGGGAAAATGTACAGGAACCTACAAATGCTCAGTATGACATACCAGATAGCTCTACTACACCTGGACCTGCAGATCATGACAGGACACCAGGGCTTGCTGATCATGAGAGGACAACACATGTAGAGGAAGACAATGGAGCAGTTGGTCTTGACAGTACAGCTGCTGGTCTTGACAGTATAGCTGCTGGTCTTGATAGTACTGCTGCTGATGAAGACAATGTagctcaagatgatggcattgAAGGCAAGTTACAGTTTTTGTGTCAGTCAATATGA